One Desulfatiglans anilini DSM 4660 genomic region harbors:
- a CDS encoding OmpA family protein — translation MMLIRRNGAQPAWPRRDSPRPESFWASYSDLMAGLLMVFALTTVITLLDIGKRLIEPTHAVKEWEKVVEEICHDPDLARLENVRIDCNSGALIISDENLRFGFSTTELGEEAEGVLREAVPKYMSIIYKYPKFLDRVEVIEISGHTDREDASGANPYYSRERAGQVLAFLMKEPSMKPYEGLLKEKAITAGYSDTKCPAECLEGKCDAARRVEICIRLNDREVLREFLNILRQIIGDV, via the coding sequence ATGATGCTGATCCGAAGGAATGGCGCTCAGCCTGCATGGCCTAGACGGGATTCCCCCAGACCTGAGAGTTTCTGGGCGTCCTACAGTGACCTCATGGCAGGCCTTCTGATGGTTTTCGCCCTCACGACCGTGATTACGTTGCTCGATATAGGTAAGCGCTTGATCGAACCCACTCATGCTGTGAAGGAGTGGGAAAAGGTCGTCGAAGAGATTTGTCATGATCCAGATCTAGCCCGGCTTGAAAATGTCAGGATTGACTGCAACAGCGGCGCTTTGATCATTAGCGACGAGAATCTACGATTCGGTTTTTCAACAACCGAACTGGGTGAAGAAGCCGAAGGAGTATTGCGCGAAGCCGTCCCAAAGTATATGTCAATCATCTATAAATATCCAAAATTCTTGGATCGAGTGGAAGTGATAGAGATTTCGGGCCATACCGATAGAGAGGATGCTTCAGGAGCGAACCCCTATTATTCCCGTGAGAGAGCGGGGCAGGTTTTGGCGTTTCTCATGAAGGAACCATCAATGAAGCCTTATGAAGGACTCCTCAAGGAAAAGGCAATTACCGCAGGGTATTCAGACACGAAGTGCCCCGCTGAGTGCTTGGAGGGTAAGTGTGACGCTGCGCGAAGGGTTGAAATCTGTATCCGTCTCAATGACAGAGAGGTCTTGAGAGAATTTTTGAACATTCTGAGGCAGATTATCGGTGATGTATGA
- the zorA gene encoding anti-phage ZorAB system protein ZorA yields the protein MWDLLPGLTRLLGNLEINGLTNIYILFLLVMFLFFLTYSLIPLWQRSLQLKRNRWLITRELKKHKDVATARREIQFKVFSKTRWASQSFSEFRSAWEQALVRGEGKAACPVRLADFMTQQRVLDNATNHRLAEALPGVFVALGIFGTFLGLVLGLQGLRIDEYANLKEGVGQLISGLSLAFYTSLFGIIFSILFSFLYRVSVRSLEKSFIRFDDAVASLFPYYSGEYYARSIIEFQADIKQGLQTLATDLATKITGALAPAMDEVLTNHLVPVLKELQASILKNISDSKNETQQVYTNVNQSIEKMSTVIRSHFEDSQAKQSQAMEAVLNEYIARMNATFETEFKELGRVIEDTIHVQREIKNEIVIFTGQLQKQFSVQNELIDKTSGAARILSESLESLETISGAMKASAESISSTANLLEQAAEKAKEGHEILEESMEHQKRVIHETMVGLEEAWKNITGNFQGLIAQTKEVIRELNEGIGDQLAKALNAFDSKVAEVIERFSGTLFETKETIDDLPRIMAKMQDNLQSIIPIVADEKAILSDLKDSSEGIVSQNLEKAIDISKSLNETIQSVHMTMGKMDSIINIMPSKLTSVFAEFEKSAHMMTDDLKDFLGAMKEALDQRLVINSVSGSGSAELLEVMNRIQNSADSFAARQEELKATLDSFESGFQVLGGKLEKFGKDHDAEIDGIFGKIDTIMKATIDANLEITKKTDSAFVGFSDSLWKVSERLEALRELLAAEEKKGGFFGWMGKK from the coding sequence ATGTGGGATTTATTGCCTGGGCTTACAAGGCTGTTGGGTAACCTCGAAATAAATGGTCTTACCAACATTTATATTTTATTCCTTCTGGTCATGTTCCTGTTTTTTTTGACCTACTCCTTGATTCCTTTGTGGCAACGCTCCCTTCAGCTGAAAAGAAATCGGTGGCTGATAACTAGGGAGCTCAAAAAACACAAGGATGTCGCCACTGCCCGAAGAGAAATTCAGTTCAAGGTCTTTTCCAAAACCAGATGGGCCAGTCAGAGCTTCAGTGAGTTCCGGAGCGCGTGGGAACAGGCCTTGGTGCGAGGAGAAGGCAAGGCTGCTTGTCCCGTACGACTTGCAGATTTCATGACACAGCAGCGCGTTCTGGACAATGCAACAAATCACCGGCTGGCGGAAGCCCTTCCGGGGGTCTTCGTGGCTTTGGGTATTTTTGGGACCTTTCTGGGCCTCGTGCTCGGATTGCAGGGTCTGCGAATCGACGAGTACGCCAATCTCAAGGAAGGAGTTGGGCAGCTCATCTCTGGCCTCTCGCTTGCGTTTTACACGTCTCTTTTTGGTATTATCTTCTCGATCCTTTTTTCTTTTCTCTACCGTGTTAGCGTGCGTAGTCTTGAAAAATCATTTATTCGCTTCGATGACGCTGTCGCGAGCCTTTTCCCTTATTATTCTGGAGAGTATTACGCGCGCAGCATTATCGAGTTCCAAGCTGATATAAAGCAAGGTTTGCAGACTTTGGCTACAGACTTGGCTACTAAAATCACAGGTGCCTTAGCGCCAGCAATGGATGAAGTTCTCACAAACCACTTGGTGCCTGTTTTAAAAGAACTACAGGCGTCTATTTTGAAGAATATCAGCGACTCGAAAAACGAAACACAGCAAGTCTATACAAATGTGAATCAATCAATTGAAAAAATGAGTACTGTTATTAGGAGTCATTTTGAAGATTCTCAAGCCAAACAATCACAAGCTATGGAAGCCGTCCTAAACGAATACATAGCACGGATGAATGCGACATTCGAAACAGAATTTAAAGAATTAGGTAGAGTTATTGAAGATACTATCCACGTTCAAAGGGAAATCAAGAATGAAATTGTTATTTTTACAGGCCAGCTTCAAAAACAATTTAGTGTGCAAAATGAGCTTATCGACAAGACAAGTGGGGCAGCACGGATTCTGAGTGAGAGCCTGGAAAGTTTAGAAACAATATCCGGCGCGATGAAAGCATCAGCGGAAAGCATAAGCTCAACTGCTAATCTTCTCGAACAGGCAGCAGAAAAAGCAAAAGAAGGTCACGAAATTCTAGAAGAATCGATGGAGCACCAAAAACGGGTAATTCATGAAACCATGGTTGGCCTGGAAGAGGCTTGGAAGAATATTACAGGAAATTTCCAAGGACTTATTGCACAGACGAAGGAAGTCATTCGTGAGCTCAATGAAGGCATAGGTGACCAACTCGCGAAAGCCTTGAATGCGTTTGACAGCAAAGTTGCTGAAGTCATAGAGCGATTCAGCGGAACCCTTTTTGAGACCAAAGAAACGATCGACGACTTGCCTAGAATAATGGCGAAAATGCAGGATAATCTACAATCAATCATTCCTATTGTGGCTGATGAAAAGGCGATATTATCTGATTTAAAAGATTCATCCGAAGGTATTGTTTCCCAAAATCTAGAAAAAGCGATTGATATATCTAAATCATTGAATGAAACTATACAAAGTGTCCATATGACTATGGGAAAAATGGATTCTATTATTAATATAATGCCTTCGAAATTAACGAGTGTTTTTGCTGAATTTGAGAAATCTGCACATATGATGACTGATGATTTAAAAGATTTTTTAGGAGCGATGAAAGAAGCTCTTGATCAGCGCTTAGTCATCAATTCTGTCAGTGGTTCAGGGAGTGCAGAATTGCTTGAAGTTATGAATAGGATCCAGAATAGTGCCGACAGCTTTGCTGCCAGACAGGAAGAATTGAAGGCTACGCTAGATTCTTTTGAAAGTGGCTTCCAGGTTCTGGGAGGTAAATTAGAGAAATTTGGGAAGGACCACGATGCAGAGATTGATGGTATCTTTGGAAAGATTGATACCATAATGAAAGCGACTATTGACGCCAATCTGGAGATAACGAAGAAAACGGACTCGGCTTTCGTGGGATTCAGTGATTCGCTATGGAAAGTGTCTGAGAGACTCGAAGCCCTGAGAGAGCTTTTGGCAGCGGAAGAAAAGAAGGGTGGTTTTTTTGGGTGGATGGGTAAGAAATGA
- a CDS encoding HNH endonuclease, giving the protein MRFYIGVTDDEWFGFLAGLPGIDEVNFWQPGGASGRFKVLQPGEPFLFKLHAPNHFIAGGGFFAHHSVLPLSLAWESFREKNGASSFLSMKRLIEKRRRADKSFEDYKIGCIILTQPFFFRREDWIPVPPDFSPNIVRGKTYDTVTFHGRALWEAVSERLALAQPYPDFTGEKPVAETPGGYGKPVTIQQRLGQGTFRVMVTDAYERRCAVTQEKTLPALEAAHIKPFSESGPHRVDNGLLLRSDIHKLFDAGYVTVTQEHRFIVSRRIREEFENGRLYYALHGNRIHLPLDSRFRPGGEYLIWHNEHCFKG; this is encoded by the coding sequence ATGCGATTCTATATCGGCGTCACGGACGATGAATGGTTCGGCTTCCTGGCTGGGTTGCCTGGGATTGACGAGGTCAACTTCTGGCAGCCGGGCGGCGCATCCGGCAGATTCAAGGTCCTGCAGCCCGGAGAACCCTTTCTGTTCAAGCTCCATGCACCCAATCATTTCATTGCCGGCGGTGGCTTCTTCGCCCACCACAGCGTTCTGCCATTAAGCCTTGCATGGGAGAGTTTCCGGGAGAAGAATGGAGCCTCGTCTTTTCTCAGTATGAAACGGCTTATAGAGAAAAGGCGCAGGGCGGACAAGTCCTTTGAAGATTACAAAATCGGCTGCATAATCCTGACGCAGCCCTTCTTCTTCAGGCGGGAGGATTGGATCCCCGTGCCCCCTGATTTCAGCCCGAATATTGTCCGAGGCAAGACGTATGACACGGTTACCTTTCATGGCCGTGCCTTGTGGGAGGCCGTATCTGAAAGGCTGGCGTTGGCTCAGCCCTATCCAGATTTTACAGGGGAAAAACCGGTTGCTGAAACTCCGGGAGGGTATGGCAAGCCTGTAACCATACAGCAGCGCCTCGGTCAGGGGACCTTCAGGGTGATGGTGACGGACGCCTATGAACGGCGTTGCGCCGTCACGCAAGAAAAAACCCTTCCTGCCCTGGAGGCTGCGCACATCAAGCCCTTCAGCGAGTCGGGCCCCCACCGGGTTGATAATGGACTGCTGCTGCGATCAGACATCCATAAGCTTTTTGATGCGGGGTATGTGACGGTGACTCAAGAGCATCGCTTCATCGTGAGCCGCCGGATCAGGGAAGAATTTGAAAATGGCCGCTTGTATTACGCGCTGCATGGTAACAGAATCCACCTGCCGCTGGATTCGCGTTTCAGGCCGGGCGGAGAATATTTGATATGGCACAATGAGCACTGCTTCAAAGGTTGA
- a CDS encoding MazG-like family protein, translating into MQSLLRAVISFRDERDWAQYHNPKDLAISLSLEAAELLEIFQWKSPEEVQAMKSDEQACRRVKEELGDVLIYALNLANEFTFDPAEVVLEKLAINGRKYPVEKAKGRADKYSAYEE; encoded by the coding sequence TTGCAGTCACTCTTGAGAGCGGTGATTTCATTTCGGGATGAGCGTGATTGGGCGCAGTACCATAATCCCAAAGACCTGGCGATCTCTCTTTCGCTGGAAGCAGCAGAATTGCTGGAGATTTTCCAGTGGAAGAGCCCGGAAGAGGTGCAGGCCATGAAATCGGACGAACAGGCTTGCCGGCGGGTCAAGGAGGAATTGGGGGATGTTCTCATTTACGCATTGAACCTGGCCAATGAATTCACGTTCGACCCGGCGGAAGTGGTGTTGGAGAAGCTCGCCATCAATGGCCGGAAATACCCTGTAGAGAAAGCAAAAGGCCGCGCGGACAAATACAGCGCCTATGAGGAATGA
- a CDS encoding UvrD-helicase domain-containing protein translates to MMAVSHGVKVAVASDFLNSFSRIPRRQQAKVLDFVTRFRADPTSTGIHYEKIANAADANMRSVRIGDDYRGIVLKPEAGNVYLLLWVDHHDRAYQWAERKRYRIHPETGSIQLIEVEEGAPEPAEKAEGGQEDAGLFAGIRDRQLLRLGVPEEKLNWIRTLSSQEELDRAMDDLPQEAYEALFFLADGYSFEEVCQEFGRTDQDQAVDTADFGSALEHPDSRRRFVVVEDDLVLAAILNAPLEKWRIFLHPSQQKLVERHWNGPVRVLGGAGTGKTVAAMHRARWLAESIFQGDNDRILFTTFTRNLATDIEENLSRICAREAMRRIEVINLDRWVARLLKKKGYRYQIDYGDRTRDLWHRAVDLAPAEPDLPLSFYREEWERVVQPQEIDTVEQYMKASRLGRGARLNRKSRREVWKVFEEYRALLNEHGLREREDALEDARHVLESASDFFPYRAVVVDEAQDMGPQAFRLIRRMVPEEQAENSLFIVGDAHQRIYRHKVVLGQCGIDIRGRSRKLRINYRTTDETRKWAVGLLEGVTVDDLDGGVDDQKGYKSLTHGAAPEIRRFGSFREEAGFIAAHLQESESKGEALKESCLVVRTNDLLSQYESALSEKGIETYRIRRSQPEDRAAPGLRLATMHRVKGLEFDWVIIAGVNEGVVPFAGIGADSADPVVQRETEIQERALLYVASTRAKKEVLVTSFGEPSRFLSE, encoded by the coding sequence ATGATGGCTGTATCCCACGGGGTGAAAGTAGCGGTTGCATCGGATTTTCTGAATTCTTTCTCGCGGATTCCAAGGCGCCAGCAGGCGAAGGTCCTCGACTTCGTGACCCGGTTCCGTGCTGATCCCACATCCACCGGAATCCATTATGAAAAGATCGCCAACGCGGCCGACGCCAACATGCGGTCCGTGAGGATCGGGGATGACTATCGTGGCATCGTGCTGAAACCCGAGGCCGGCAACGTGTACCTGCTTCTGTGGGTGGACCATCACGACCGCGCGTACCAGTGGGCCGAAAGAAAGCGGTATCGCATCCACCCTGAGACCGGGAGCATCCAGCTGATCGAGGTGGAGGAGGGCGCTCCAGAGCCCGCGGAGAAGGCGGAGGGCGGGCAGGAGGATGCGGGATTGTTTGCCGGCATTCGCGACCGGCAGCTTTTGAGGCTCGGCGTGCCGGAGGAAAAGCTCAATTGGATCAGGACGCTGAGCTCCCAGGAAGAACTCGACCGAGCCATGGACGACCTGCCCCAGGAGGCCTACGAGGCCCTCTTTTTCCTCGCGGACGGGTATTCCTTCGAGGAGGTCTGCCAGGAATTCGGGAGGACGGACCAGGATCAGGCGGTCGACACGGCGGATTTCGGATCGGCCCTCGAGCATCCGGATTCCAGAAGACGCTTTGTGGTGGTAGAGGACGATCTCGTGCTGGCAGCGATACTGAACGCTCCGCTGGAAAAATGGCGGATTTTTCTTCACCCCTCCCAGCAGAAGCTCGTGGAGCGACATTGGAACGGGCCCGTGAGGGTCTTGGGGGGAGCTGGCACGGGCAAGACCGTCGCAGCGATGCACAGGGCCAGATGGCTGGCGGAAAGCATTTTTCAGGGGGACAACGACAGGATCCTGTTCACCACCTTTACCCGGAACCTGGCAACGGATATCGAGGAAAACCTCTCCAGGATATGCGCCCGCGAGGCGATGCGCCGCATCGAGGTCATCAATCTGGACCGTTGGGTTGCGAGGCTCCTGAAAAAGAAGGGATACCGTTACCAGATCGACTACGGTGATCGGACCCGCGACCTGTGGCACAGGGCCGTGGACCTGGCCCCGGCAGAGCCGGACCTGCCCCTCTCTTTTTACCGGGAGGAGTGGGAGAGGGTTGTGCAGCCGCAGGAGATCGACACGGTCGAGCAATATATGAAAGCCTCGCGCCTGGGCCGCGGCGCGCGCTTGAACCGCAAGTCGCGCAGGGAGGTGTGGAAGGTCTTCGAGGAGTACAGGGCGCTTCTCAATGAACACGGGCTCCGGGAAAGGGAAGATGCCCTCGAGGATGCCCGCCATGTGCTGGAATCGGCCTCCGACTTTTTCCCCTATCGAGCCGTCGTTGTGGACGAGGCCCAGGACATGGGGCCGCAGGCCTTCCGCCTGATTCGGCGAATGGTGCCGGAGGAACAGGCTGAAAACAGCCTTTTTATCGTCGGGGACGCCCACCAGAGGATTTACCGTCACAAGGTGGTTCTCGGGCAGTGCGGCATCGACATCCGCGGCCGAAGCAGAAAGCTCAGGATCAACTACCGCACGACGGATGAAACGCGCAAATGGGCTGTGGGGCTCCTCGAGGGCGTAACTGTGGATGATCTTGACGGGGGGGTGGATGACCAGAAGGGATACAAATCGCTTACCCACGGCGCCGCGCCCGAGATCAGGCGCTTCGGCTCTTTTCGCGAAGAGGCCGGCTTCATCGCGGCCCATCTGCAGGAGAGCGAATCGAAGGGCGAGGCGCTGAAGGAGTCCTGTTTGGTGGTCCGAACCAATGATTTGCTCAGCCAGTACGAAAGCGCTCTTTCCGAAAAGGGGATCGAGACGTACCGCATCCGGAGGAGCCAGCCCGAGGACCGCGCGGCCCCCGGGCTCCGGTTGGCCACCATGCACAGGGTCAAGGGGCTGGAATTCGACTGGGTCATCATCGCCGGCGTGAACGAAGGCGTGGTGCCGTTTGCGGGGATCGGAGCCGATTCCGCCGACCCGGTGGTTCAGAGGGAGACCGAGATTCAGGAGCGCGCCCTCCTCTACGTGGCATCGACCCGGGCCAAGAAGGAGGTGCTCGTGACCAGTTTCGGGGAGCCGAGCCGGTTCCTGTCCGAGTGA